From Hypanus sabinus isolate sHypSab1 chromosome 26, sHypSab1.hap1, whole genome shotgun sequence:
CTGCTCAGCAAGTAGTTTTCATTCCCCTCAGGGTCCATAGAGAGCTTGGACTGCTCTTTGATCCCTGGAGTCCCAAAAGTTTCATCCCGTAGGGGTGGACCTTCAACATCCTCATCATAATCAAAGCAATTTGAATTGTTGAGGGGTGAGCTGGGCCTTGGAGAAAAGCCAAACACTTCTTCCGTATTACTGCACGCCTCGGCCGCATTATCGTACATGTGTGAAGCTTCAACAATGGTTTTCTTTTCGGCTGCATCTCTGAAAAATGGGGCAAAGATCTCCACATTGTGCTGAAAGGAATACCCACCAGTTATTTTGGTGAATTTTCCACAGATCTCTTGAGCAATTTCTTGGCCTTCTTCAACCTGATCCCGCGACACGTCGCTCTCCAGTCCTTCAGCTCCGTCAGAGACTGCCACTAACTGAATAGGAATAATATCCTGCACGTCTGACAAAAAAGCTCTGAGCATGGCCAAGGAAGCTTTGCGTCTTGCCAAGTAAAAAATAATGTATCCATGAACTAATTGGTTTTTCCTTGTGTTGAAAGAGGAATGATAGGAGAGAATAGATAGCTCGACACGCTTACGTGTTGTTCCAATTGGTAACTCGAGCGTGACTGAATTACTGTTCCCAGGTTGCGATGAACTACAAAAATGAGGTTGAATAATGGACAGGAGAACTTCATCCACACCAAAAAGGTCACCACACATCAAACACATGACTATTCGGAGATCTGCATCAGTTAAGTCTTTAATGCTTGGGGAAGAGCTTACGAGATTCAAATTACGTTTCATAGTGTCTAATAAGCCTTTCAGGGCCTGATTGATTTGTAGTTCACTGAAATTTCGTCCagaacccacactgtgagaagTTACATCAACAAAAAGGCATTGCAGTTTGTTGGCAAGTTGTTGGCCGTGGTTCCTCAACGACTGTAGTGTTTCTCCACCACTCTCCCTTTTGTAAGCCAGAACTAGTGTTAGAGGCAGCTGTGCTAAATGATTGTCCTTTCGGTCCAAAGTTGATCCTTTCAGTTTCTCTAGGCTCTCTTTTATGTAGTACAAAGATTCTTTGGAGTTGTAGAGGCAAAGGCAACCATGAGGCTGAAAGGTTGGTGTCTGAAAGGAATTAACCCGATGTTTCACATTACCTTCTATCGGTCGCAATGACAGCTCATACATTTTCCCCTCAAGAACATACTTATCATCCGTACATAACACTCGAATTTCATTAGCCAGTTCATGTGCAAGTCCATCCTTGCCAAGCAGTACAAGGTTCAGCTTGTCAGCATTAGAGTCCGAATGAGAGTTCAGATGGCTTCGATCTGAAGATCGATAAAATTTTGCAGCCAACAACTGCTCAACTTTGCTATCAATACAGTTCTGACTGTTTGGACATGTTTCCTTGGTTGGATGATATACAAAATGAATATGTTTTAACACAAGAGCATCTCGTTCAGCTTGCAGTTTCTGAAGTGCCTTAAATCGTTGCTCATCTCCTAAAACATCCTGGATGAGACCCATTTTCTCCTTGCTAGGCTTGGCATCCAACTCCAATTCATAAAATAACTCTGAATATTCTAAAAGCAGTTCTTGAAATTGATCCTTGGCTTTATCTATAATCTCACGTTGATGTCTACTGTAAATATCTTGGTATTCTTGCTCTTGGAGCCACTGATAGAATTCCTCATTCATAACAAAACTTCTAGCCTCTTCCCATGGTTTTCCAGGAGTTATGAAGGGCGACGATGACAGATTTTCCTTAAAGGCCCTCCTCATCTCATCTCTTTTTCTTTCATTCTTCAGTTTTTCTAAATGCTTTCTAAATTGATCTTCAGCACACTTCCCAGCCAGCAAGTCAAATGGAATCCGGTTGTCATCCATTTTATCAATATGATCAGTTTTATCCCAGGGTGTCTCACTCAGCACAACAAACCAGGCTGAAAAATCCTGCTTGGTCTTCAACCTCTGCTGTGCCGTGGTCCAGTTCAAGTTCTCAATCTCATTCAGATCAGGGAAAAGGGCATCAAGCGCTAGCACAAGTTTATTGAGGTACTTGTTCTTTAAGTGGTCAATGTGCCTCTCTTTGAGCATTAAAATGTGCTGTAAGAACAGTTTTTTGGCCTTTGGGGTTCCTTCGAGATGCACATACTCCAGGAATTCACTTTTCATATGCATTTTCCTAGTGGCATTGGTCCAACTTTCATTATAATGGATTACACACTGGCTAATGATGTAGTCATACTTGTCTTTTGCATTAGCTATTAGTTGACTTTGCTGTTTTAATGCTTCATAATATGGAATTATTTTAGGCCTCGACCGACTTTTATCTATCAACTGCACCAAAGTACTAAAGGCCAATTCCACATTGACATTTGATCGTGCTGACGTCTCCACCACTTGGAGGTTCTTTTTTGTCATGGCAAAGGAGTGAGCTTCACGGATGTATCGCTCCACCCCTTCGTCGCATTTTGTCAGCACCACCACGATAGGTTTCTTCGTTTTTATTATTTGGTTATACAAGTTCGTGATAAATCTAAGCTGGTCCTCAAAGTTCCTGTTCATACCCCGGCTGACATCTATGCAGAGGAGGAAGCCATCAATTAAGAGCTTCCCTTCTGGCATCTGCTTCTGTTCAAAGTCTTGTTCCAAACCCAACTGGTCAGTGCAAATATACATCAACTTTTCAGCAGATGCCAATTTGGTTGCTGCCGCACGTTTAATGTAAGGTTGCAGAGCCGTGCTCCGGTGAGGCTGAAAAGTTTGATCATCGATGAACTCTGTCTGTTCCACCACGTGAATTCGACACTCCACTCCTTCCTCCACCGCTCTACTTACCTCGCCCCAGTACAAAAAATGGTCATTGTTAACAACGCGGCCCCCAAAGTCACTGGTGCTGAGGACCGACGTGTGGTCAAGATGAAAATGATCAGCTTTAGGGCGTACAAATCGATTGCAGAAGCAAGACTTGCCAACACCACACTGGCCTTTCTCCTTCTCTGTCCCAGACAATCCCACCACACTGATGTTGTAACTTGGGATCCGAGCATCCTGTTTTTTTGCCATCATAAGCATCCAATCATCCTGATACGGTCAACAGCATGTTAGTAGTTGTACCTACTCTCAAGTACCACCGTGGGTCTCCTGGCAAGCTGACGGGTGCGGAGTTACAGACAGGCACCTTTTGCAACACCAGCTCCAAGCCCCATGTTTCTGTGATCCCCAGTATTACGATATGGTCCTAATAATACCTTGTGAAAGAAAAACAAGACAAAAGGAACATTCATTAGGATGGAAAATGAAACTGCAATGGAGATAGATAAGTTTTGTATCCGACTAA
This genomic window contains:
- the LOC132381494 gene encoding rho GTPase-activating protein 35-like, translated to MLMMAKKQDARIPSYNISVVGLSGTEKEKGQCGVGKSCFCNRFVRPKADHFHLDHTSVLSTSDFGGRVVNNDHFLYWGEVSRAVEEGVECRIHVVEQTEFIDDQTFQPHRSTALQPYIKRAAATKLASAEKLMYICTDQLGLEQDFEQKQMPEGKLLIDGFLLCIDVSRGMNRNFEDQLRFITNLYNQIIKTKKPIVVVLTKCDEGVERYIREAHSFAMTKKNLQVVETSARSNVNVELAFSTLVQLIDKSRSRPKIIPYYEALKQQSQLIANAKDKYDYIISQCVIHYNESWTNATRKMHMKSEFLEYVHLEGTPKAKKLFLQHILMLKERHIDHLKNKYLNKLVLALDALFPDLNEIENLNWTTAQQRLKTKQDFSAWFVVLSETPWDKTDHIDKMDDNRIPFDLLAGKCAEDQFRKHLEKLKNERKRDEMRRAFKENLSSSPFITPGKPWEEARSFVMNEEFYQWLQEQEYQDIYSRHQREIIDKAKDQFQELLLEYSELFYELELDAKPSKEKMGLIQDVLGDEQRFKALQKLQAERDALVLKHIHFVYHPTKETCPNSQNCIDSKVEQLLAAKFYRSSDRSHLNSHSDSNADKLNLVLLGKDGLAHELANEIRVLCTDDKYVLEGKMYELSLRPIEGNVKHRVNSFQTPTFQPHGCLCLYNSKESLYYIKESLEKLKGSTLDRKDNHLAQLPLTLVLAYKRESGGETLQSLRNHGQQLANKLQCLFVDVTSHSVGSGRNFSELQINQALKGLLDTMKRNLNLVSSSPSIKDLTDADLRIVMCLMCGDLFGVDEVLLSIIQPHFCSSSQPGNSNSVTLELPIGTTRKRVELSILSYHSSFNTRKNQLVHGYIIFYLARRKASLAMLRAFLSDVQDIIPIQLVAVSDGAEGLESDVSRDQVEEGQEIAQEICGKFTKITGGYSFQHNVEIFAPFFRDAAEKKTIVEASHMYDNAAEACSNTEEVFGFSPRPSSPLNNSNCFDYDEDVEGPPLRDETFGTPGIKEQSKLSMDPEGNENYLLSSTLSSFERLSNKVPPPVKPKPMVHFDKLVKKMDSSEGKEPGSKEMQRKSSTVSWAPSDDGSFTSDYAEPIDTLVRPRGDEENIYSVPHDSTQGKIITIRNSISAKSQSNGSGNGSDNEMDISSLDRQRKLSSVSKPSLYRDRSKKLGKFASYRTSFSVGSDDELGSLSSQKKAEADSSLPKGENSTSTYETDGDESKRGKLLRSLRRPTSKKPKTKQRPSISKSTWESNYFGVPLTSVVTVEKPIPVFIEKCIDFIDSTGLGTEGLYRVSGNKSEMESLQRQFDQDHNIVLQEKDFAVNTIAGAMKSFFSELPEPLVPYNAQVELVDVSKNPDKELRLNALKDVLKKFPKENYEVFKYVITHLNKVSQNSKLNLMNSENLSICFWPTLMRPDFQTMDALTATRTYQTIIELFIQQCPFFFYDKPIEELINTIPSSPTSNTAFQCPSPVAMIPSPPQSPPPTP